Proteins encoded within one genomic window of Candidatus Poribacteria bacterium:
- a CDS encoding SDR family oxidoreductase — protein sequence MGQLDGKFAIVTGGNRGIGRGIARGLAAEGATLTIAARDADLLEETANEFRANGTKVLTVPTDVTDEAQIKALFEKSMDEYGRLDILVNNAGAFNGGPIGELATEDWDWVINVNLRAPFICTREAFAIMKAQGEGGRIINVGSISAHRVRPRTAPYSASKFGIFGLTQVTALEGRPFGITASCLQPGNTYVERHQNRPQAPMEPMMDVDDLAQAAVLMATLPPNINMLEATVLPIGQLYVGRG from the coding sequence ATGGGACAATTAGATGGAAAATTTGCGATCGTAACGGGTGGAAACCGAGGCATCGGAAGAGGTATTGCGAGAGGGCTTGCGGCAGAGGGGGCGACACTCACAATCGCCGCACGGGATGCGGACCTCCTTGAAGAAACCGCCAACGAATTCCGTGCAAACGGGACAAAAGTGTTGACTGTCCCGACGGACGTAACGGACGAGGCACAGATCAAAGCACTCTTTGAAAAGTCGATGGACGAATATGGTCGTTTGGACATCCTCGTCAATAACGCAGGGGCATTCAATGGCGGTCCGATCGGTGAACTCGCCACGGAGGATTGGGATTGGGTTATCAATGTGAATCTCCGTGCGCCGTTTATCTGCACACGCGAGGCATTTGCGATTATGAAAGCGCAAGGTGAAGGCGGGCGTATCATCAACGTCGGGAGTATCTCTGCGCATCGGGTCCGTCCTCGAACAGCCCCTTACAGTGCCAGCAAATTCGGGATTTTTGGCTTGACACAGGTGACGGCACTTGAAGGTAGACCGTTTGGTATCACAGCAAGTTGTTTGCAACCCGGCAACACGTATGTAGAACGGCACCAAAATCGTCCACAGGCACCTATGGAACCGATGATGGACGTTGACGATCTTGCACAAGCCGCTGTCCTGATGGCGACACTTCCACCGAATATCAATATGCTGGAGGCAACAGTGCTGCCGATCGGTCAACTCTATGTCGGGCGCGGCTAA